One window of Tepidanaerobacter acetatoxydans Re1 genomic DNA carries:
- the scfA gene encoding six-cysteine ranthipeptide SCIFF yields the protein MKHIIPLYKGCLNKKEDLMYKGCGECQSSCQSACKTSCTVANQVCSKEK from the coding sequence ATGAAACATATAATACCCTTATATAAAGGTTGCTTGAACAAAAAAGAAGATCTTATGTATAAAGGCTGTGGAGAATGCCAATCTTCGTGCCAGTCAGCTTGTAAGACCTCGTGCACTGTAGCCAATCAGGTATGTTCTAAGGAAAAATAA
- a CDS encoding beta-ketoacyl-ACP synthase III codes for MRAGIIGIGSYVPDKVISNFDLEKIVDTSNEWIVERTGIYNRRKADYNICSSDLGAEAAKYAIKNADLKPEDIDLIISASSSPDRIFPATACIIQKKIGAKNAAALDIQAACSGFIYALTTATQYIMAGQYKNVLVVGSEVLSKLTDWEDRNTCVLFGDGAGAVVLSEVEDGGVLASILGADGDGSELLELPAGGTKEPASFDTIENRRHYIKMEGNEVFKFAVRIFEDCTKKVIEKSNLSLEDIDCIVPHQANIRIIEAAIKRLKFPRERVVINLDKYGNMSSASIPVALDEAFRTGKIKKGHKIVLVGFGAGLTWGANLIDWSL; via the coding sequence ATGAGAGCTGGAATTATTGGAATTGGTTCTTATGTGCCAGACAAAGTTATATCTAATTTTGATTTGGAAAAGATTGTTGATACATCTAATGAATGGATTGTTGAGAGAACTGGGATATATAACAGGAGAAAGGCTGATTACAATATTTGTTCTTCGGATTTAGGAGCTGAGGCAGCAAAATATGCTATCAAGAATGCTGATTTAAAACCTGAAGATATTGATCTAATTATTTCTGCTTCCTCGAGTCCTGATAGAATATTCCCTGCCACAGCTTGCATTATACAAAAAAAAATTGGTGCAAAAAATGCTGCCGCACTAGATATTCAAGCTGCTTGCAGTGGATTTATTTATGCGTTGACTACTGCAACCCAATACATCATGGCAGGCCAATATAAAAATGTCCTTGTAGTTGGAAGTGAAGTGCTTTCGAAACTAACCGACTGGGAAGATCGAAACACCTGCGTGCTCTTTGGCGACGGTGCCGGTGCAGTTGTTTTAAGCGAAGTCGAGGATGGAGGAGTGTTGGCTAGTATTTTAGGTGCAGATGGTGATGGGTCAGAACTTCTTGAATTACCGGCCGGTGGTACGAAGGAGCCTGCAAGCTTCGATACAATAGAAAATCGCAGGCATTATATCAAAATGGAAGGTAATGAAGTATTTAAGTTTGCGGTTAGGATTTTTGAGGATTGCACCAAAAAAGTTATTGAAAAGTCTAACCTTTCGTTGGAAGACATAGATTGTATTGTTCCGCACCAAGCCAATATAAGAATTATTGAAGCGGCTATAAAACGACTAAAGTTTCCACGAGAGCGTGTAGTGATAAATCTGGACAAATATGGAAATATGTCATCTGCATCCATTCCTGTAGCACTAGATGAAGCCTTTCGTACTGGAAAAATAAAAAAAGGACATAAGATAGTATTAGTAGGGTTTGGAGCAGGATTAACATGGGGTGCAAACCTTATTGATTGGAGTTTATAA
- the secF gene encoding protein translocase subunit SecF: MKVYKIIEKKHIWFGISLTIIALGLVFMAMHGFNWGIDFTGGNMLHFDIQQTYELSEARNTLEKLDIDFEAKKAGDKGQELIIKTVNLSKEMQDEILDALKQKWPDTKLVRAETIDAVIGKELQKQAVIALIIANIGMLIYITFRFEFNSALAAVLALLHDVMIVLSFYAIFYIPVDSTIIAVILTIVGYSINDTIVIFDRVRENLKNMRKVSFEEVANLSISQTVTRSVNTSLTTLLTITALFLFGGETIKDFTLALIVGIGAGTYSSIFIASPLWSMFRGKLKTAKA, encoded by the coding sequence GTGAAAGTATATAAGATAATAGAGAAAAAACATATATGGTTTGGTATTTCCCTCACAATAATTGCTCTGGGTCTTGTATTTATGGCAATGCACGGCTTTAACTGGGGTATTGATTTTACCGGTGGTAATATGCTGCATTTTGACATTCAGCAGACTTATGAATTGTCAGAAGCAAGGAATACTTTGGAAAAACTTGATATAGATTTTGAAGCTAAAAAAGCTGGTGACAAAGGCCAAGAGTTAATAATAAAGACAGTTAATTTATCGAAGGAAATGCAAGATGAGATTCTTGATGCATTAAAGCAAAAATGGCCGGATACTAAGCTGGTTAGGGCTGAAACTATTGATGCCGTCATTGGTAAAGAATTACAAAAACAGGCTGTTATTGCTTTGATTATAGCAAATATAGGAATGCTTATATATATAACCTTCAGATTTGAATTCAATTCGGCGTTAGCCGCAGTTTTAGCATTATTACATGATGTTATGATCGTCTTAAGTTTTTATGCCATTTTCTACATTCCGGTGGATAGTACAATCATAGCAGTAATTCTTACTATAGTTGGATACTCCATAAATGATACAATAGTTATTTTTGACAGAGTCAGAGAAAATCTTAAAAATATGAGAAAAGTTTCTTTTGAGGAAGTGGCTAATCTTAGCATTTCTCAGACCGTAACAAGGTCTGTAAATACTTCGTTGACTACGCTTTTAACTATTACTGCTTTATTTTTATTTGGCGGTGAAACGATAAAGGATTTTACACTAGCATTGATTGTTGGTATAGGTGCCGGAACATATTCTTCAATATTTATTGCAAGCCCTTTATGGTCAATGTTTAGGGGAAAACTCAAAACAGCAAAAGCGTAA
- the fabD gene encoding ACP S-malonyltransferase: MGKIAFIFPGQGAQNVGMGKDLYDNFPTARRIFDEADKSLKEKISEICFNGPDEKLQETINTQPAILTHSIACFSILRDKGIMPDIVAGLSIGEYSALVAAESIEFNQAVPLVQKRGKYMQEAVPLGEGTMAAILGLEREEVLQICDTASEEGIVQAANFNCPGQIVLAGEVKAVKKAIELAKARGAKKAVILAVSAPFHCSLLKPAADKLANELEKVEIMDSKIPVVSNVNAEIVRNNCEIKQLLIKQVFSPVFWEDCIRCMIDYGAEIFIEVGPGRVLSGFMKKINKSLTVLNVEDAESLYKTINYFGG; this comes from the coding sequence GTGGGCAAGATAGCATTTATTTTCCCGGGGCAGGGTGCACAAAATGTTGGTATGGGTAAGGATTTATATGATAATTTCCCTACAGCACGTAGAATATTTGATGAAGCTGATAAATCCTTGAAAGAAAAGATATCAGAGATATGCTTTAACGGTCCGGATGAAAAATTACAAGAAACAATTAATACACAACCGGCTATTTTAACACATAGTATAGCATGTTTTTCCATACTAAGAGATAAAGGGATTATGCCGGATATAGTTGCAGGTTTAAGCATCGGTGAATATTCCGCATTGGTTGCCGCTGAGTCTATAGAGTTTAATCAAGCAGTGCCGTTAGTGCAAAAACGTGGCAAATATATGCAAGAAGCGGTACCTCTTGGAGAAGGAACTATGGCTGCTATTTTAGGTCTTGAAAGGGAAGAAGTATTGCAAATTTGCGATACTGCTTCAGAGGAAGGAATAGTTCAGGCAGCCAATTTCAATTGCCCAGGTCAGATAGTTCTGGCTGGTGAGGTTAAAGCAGTAAAGAAAGCAATTGAGCTGGCAAAAGCCAGAGGTGCAAAAAAAGCAGTAATACTTGCTGTGAGTGCACCGTTTCATTGCAGTCTGCTTAAACCGGCTGCTGATAAGCTAGCCAATGAATTAGAGAAAGTTGAAATAATGGATAGTAAAATTCCGGTAGTTTCAAATGTTAATGCTGAGATTGTTAGGAATAACTGTGAAATTAAACAGCTACTGATAAAGCAAGTGTTTTCTCCTGTATTTTGGGAAGACTGTATTCGATGTATGATAGACTATGGTGCCGAAATATTTATTGAGGTAGGCCCTGGTAGGGTATTAAGCGGATTTATGAAAAAAATAAATAAAAGCCTGACGGTTTTAAATGTGGAAGACGCAGAATCGCTTTATAAGACGATTAATTATTTTGGAGGCTGA
- a CDS encoding TIGR04086 family membrane protein, translating into MKSSADSKKIDFIRILKGVVRAYLFTLFLFLILALLIYFTSVSESIIPKAVIIISAFSIFLSGIDVTRNIDSMGWLHGGLIGFLYIAILLMLSFLIVPSFYFKWDIAIDLFLGFLTGVLAGILGVNI; encoded by the coding sequence ATGAAATCATCAGCAGATAGCAAAAAAATAGACTTTATAAGAATCTTAAAAGGTGTTGTTAGGGCGTATTTATTTACTTTATTCCTATTTCTAATATTAGCCTTATTAATATATTTTACAAGTGTTTCTGAAAGCATTATTCCAAAAGCTGTGATTATTATAAGTGCTTTTAGTATTTTTTTAAGCGGCATTGATGTGACAAGGAACATAGATAGCATGGGATGGCTGCATGGGGGGCTAATAGGCTTTTTGTATATTGCGATTTTATTGATGCTAAGTTTTTTAATTGTGCCATCATTTTACTTTAAATGGGATATCGCAATTGACCTTTTTCTAGGGTTTCTTACAGGAGTCTTGGCAGGAATATTGGGAGTAAATATTTAA
- the secD gene encoding protein translocase subunit SecD produces the protein MNSQTKSLIKIAAIVIVAAILAYATLYGFQIAGYKIIPIKESIKLGLDLRGGVSVLLEAKPKPGEKVTDEKMTGAENVIRSRIDQLGVTEPVIVRQGDTRILVELPGVEDSQRALEIIGKTASLQFVGPDNEVILTGDNVKDAKAVYGQQNEPMVSLKFDSEGAKKFAKATEKYLKQPIAIVLDEQLISAPTVEDVITNGEAVITNIQSIENAAELAALIRAGALPVDLEQRQVTTVGPTLGADSLNKSLKAGLIGVALVFLFMLFYYRIPGLIADFSLLVYIMLVLIIFSAIGATLTLPGIAGFILSIGMAVDANVLIFERMKEELRNGKTLRAAVDAGFHRALTTIIDSNITTIIAAVVLLYFGTGPIKGFAVTLIIGIAVSMFTAITVTRVILINLVNTRLFTNKKLFGV, from the coding sequence ATGAATTCACAAACAAAAAGCCTCATAAAAATTGCCGCTATAGTCATTGTTGCAGCTATTTTAGCATATGCGACACTATATGGTTTCCAAATAGCCGGATATAAGATTATCCCTATAAAAGAATCCATAAAACTGGGCCTTGATTTGCGAGGTGGTGTGTCGGTCCTACTTGAAGCTAAGCCAAAGCCTGGTGAAAAAGTAACCGATGAAAAAATGACAGGAGCGGAAAACGTTATACGTAGCAGAATCGACCAACTGGGAGTTACAGAACCTGTTATAGTAAGGCAAGGAGATACCAGGATTTTAGTAGAGCTTCCAGGAGTTGAAGATTCGCAGAGAGCGTTAGAAATTATTGGTAAAACAGCATCACTTCAATTTGTCGGGCCTGACAATGAGGTTATTCTGACTGGAGATAATGTCAAAGACGCAAAAGCAGTTTATGGCCAGCAGAATGAACCAATGGTAAGCTTGAAGTTTGACTCTGAGGGTGCAAAAAAATTTGCTAAAGCAACAGAGAAATATTTAAAACAGCCTATTGCTATAGTACTGGATGAACAACTAATATCGGCTCCCACTGTCGAAGATGTAATAACAAACGGTGAAGCGGTTATAACCAATATTCAAAGCATTGAAAATGCTGCAGAATTAGCTGCACTTATAAGAGCAGGTGCTTTACCTGTTGATCTTGAGCAACGTCAGGTAACGACTGTAGGGCCAACTTTGGGTGCTGATTCGCTGAATAAAAGTTTAAAAGCCGGTTTAATCGGAGTAGCTTTGGTTTTCTTGTTTATGTTGTTTTATTACAGAATCCCCGGTCTAATAGCAGATTTTTCTTTATTGGTATATATAATGCTTGTGTTGATAATTTTTTCAGCAATAGGTGCAACATTGACATTGCCGGGTATTGCGGGTTTTATCCTTTCGATAGGTATGGCTGTGGATGCAAATGTATTAATTTTTGAAAGAATGAAAGAAGAACTGAGAAATGGTAAAACTTTAAGAGCTGCAGTAGATGCTGGATTTCACAGGGCTCTTACCACAATTATTGATTCAAACATAACTACAATTATAGCAGCTGTTGTTCTTTTGTATTTTGGAACTGGGCCGATAAAAGGCTTTGCAGTTACTTTGATAATAGGTATTGCAGTGAGTATGTTTACAGCAATAACAGTAACCAGGGTGATATTGATAAATTTGGTTAATACGCGGTTATTTACAAACAAAAAACTTTTTGGCGTATAA
- the acpP gene encoding acyl carrier protein codes for MDAEVLDKIKQIIADQLSIDEDEVVPDASFIDDLGADSLDIVELIMAFEEEFDIEIPDEDAEKIKTVQNVIDYIKNHSA; via the coding sequence GTGGATGCAGAGGTATTAGACAAAATAAAACAAATTATTGCGGATCAATTAAGCATAGATGAGGATGAAGTTGTTCCAGATGCTTCATTTATTGATGACTTAGGAGCAGACTCTCTTGACATTGTTGAATTGATAATGGCCTTTGAAGAAGAATTCGATATAGAGATACCTGATGAAGATGCGGAAAAAATAAAGACTGTACAAAATGTTATAGATTATATAAAAAACCATTCCGCATAG
- the fabF gene encoding beta-ketoacyl-ACP synthase II, which translates to MDKKRVVVTGIGVISPVGIGLDKFWKSLIEGKSGIDTITTFDTDDLPSNIAGEVRDFNPENYIEKKEIKRLDRFTQFAIAATKMALEDSKLNLLQIDRTRAGVILGSGIGGATTWEEQHSVLLEKGPRRVSPFFIPMMIINMASGQVSMAFDLKGPNFTVVTACASGTNAIGEAFKVLQRGDADIIISGGTEAPITRLSMTGFSSMKALSTRNDEPSKASRPFDKDRDGFVMGEGAGIIIMETLDSALKRNARVYGEIIGYGSTADAYHLTQPSPDGEGAARAMKASILDAGILPNEVDYINAHGTSTPLNDKFETLAIKNAFGEHAYKLAISSTKSMTGHLLGAAGAIEFIVSLLATFKNEIPPTINYDNADPECDLNYVPNRAINRTVNVALSNSMGFGGHNASVIVKKYK; encoded by the coding sequence ATGGATAAGAAACGAGTAGTAGTAACAGGAATAGGTGTAATATCACCTGTTGGTATTGGACTGGATAAATTCTGGAAATCACTTATAGAGGGTAAATCGGGTATTGATACAATTACTACTTTTGATACTGATGATTTGCCATCTAATATAGCCGGAGAGGTTAGAGATTTTAATCCTGAGAATTATATTGAAAAGAAGGAAATTAAAAGACTGGATAGGTTTACACAGTTTGCAATTGCAGCAACAAAAATGGCATTAGAAGATTCAAAACTGAATCTTTTGCAAATTGACAGGACAAGAGCGGGAGTTATATTGGGTTCTGGGATTGGTGGTGCCACGACATGGGAAGAACAGCATAGTGTGCTTTTAGAAAAGGGCCCACGGCGTGTCAGCCCGTTTTTCATTCCCATGATGATTATTAATATGGCATCAGGTCAGGTTTCTATGGCTTTTGACTTAAAAGGGCCAAATTTTACAGTTGTAACGGCTTGCGCTTCGGGTACTAATGCTATAGGAGAGGCTTTTAAAGTCTTGCAGAGAGGTGATGCAGACATTATTATATCAGGCGGTACTGAGGCACCTATAACAAGGCTTTCGATGACAGGATTTTCATCAATGAAGGCACTATCAACAAGAAATGATGAACCCAGTAAAGCCAGCCGACCTTTTGACAAGGACAGAGATGGTTTTGTGATGGGTGAAGGTGCAGGAATAATAATAATGGAAACACTTGACAGTGCGTTAAAAAGAAATGCTAGGGTTTATGGTGAAATCATAGGTTATGGGTCAACGGCAGACGCATATCATTTAACACAACCATCACCGGATGGTGAGGGGGCTGCTCGAGCAATGAAAGCTTCTATACTGGATGCGGGGATTTTGCCTAATGAAGTTGATTATATAAATGCGCATGGCACTTCAACGCCATTAAACGATAAGTTTGAAACTTTAGCCATAAAGAATGCATTTGGTGAACATGCATATAAACTTGCCATAAGTTCTACAAAATCTATGACTGGGCATCTACTTGGAGCGGCAGGTGCCATTGAGTTTATTGTTTCACTTCTTGCAACTTTTAAAAACGAGATTCCTCCTACAATTAACTACGATAATGCTGATCCCGAATGTGATTTGAATTACGTTCCCAATAGGGCAATAAATAGAACTGTAAATGTAGCTCTGTCAAACTCAATGGGTTTTGGAGGACATAATGCCAGTGTGATAGTTAAAAAATATAAATGA
- the plsX gene encoding phosphate acyltransferase PlsX codes for MKILVDAMGGDHAPEEIVQGAINASNDSDIEVVLVGNENKIKPYLRASKKSIEIVNAEEIITYDEQPVAAIRKKKDSSIVKGLRLLKEGKAHAMVSAGSTGALMAGGLFILGRLEGIDRPAIATLFPTAKNPVLLLDIGANSEIKPKNLVQFAMMGSIYTAEILNRENPRVGLMNIGTEKEKGNSVIKAAYSDLNRLENINFIGNIESRNIFDGNADVVVCDGFTGNIFLKTIEGFGMYIFKQLKKEIKSNIVYSLGAALMKPAINKVRASMDYAEHGGAMFLGIDGVLIKCHGSSDRKAIANGIKAACRFAEANISEKLKQNLEVTL; via the coding sequence TTGAAAATTTTAGTTGATGCAATGGGAGGAGATCATGCTCCCGAAGAGATAGTTCAAGGTGCAATTAACGCTTCAAATGATTCGGATATAGAAGTTGTTTTAGTAGGCAATGAAAATAAAATAAAACCTTACTTGCGAGCATCTAAAAAATCTATTGAAATAGTAAATGCTGAAGAAATAATTACATATGACGAGCAACCTGTAGCTGCTATTCGAAAAAAAAAGGATTCATCCATAGTTAAGGGGCTTAGACTGTTAAAGGAAGGCAAGGCTCATGCAATGGTATCGGCGGGTAGCACTGGAGCGTTAATGGCTGGAGGGTTATTTATTTTAGGCCGATTAGAAGGTATTGACAGGCCAGCTATTGCTACGTTGTTTCCTACTGCTAAAAATCCGGTTCTGCTGTTGGATATTGGAGCAAATAGTGAGATAAAACCCAAAAACTTGGTTCAATTTGCCATGATGGGAAGCATCTATACGGCTGAAATTTTAAATAGAGAAAACCCGAGAGTGGGACTGATGAATATTGGCACTGAAAAGGAAAAAGGGAATTCAGTGATAAAAGCGGCATATTCTGATTTGAACCGGTTAGAAAATATTAATTTCATTGGAAATATTGAATCTCGAAACATATTTGACGGCAATGCTGATGTAGTAGTTTGCGATGGTTTTACCGGAAATATATTTCTAAAAACAATAGAAGGATTTGGAATGTATATATTTAAACAATTAAAAAAAGAAATAAAAAGCAATATTGTGTATTCATTGGGTGCAGCATTGATGAAACCGGCAATAAATAAAGTTCGAGCGAGCATGGACTATGCCGAACATGGTGGAGCCATGTTTTTAGGTATTGATGGAGTACTGATTAAATGTCATGGCTCTTCAGACAGAAAGGCTATTGCAAATGGGATTAAAGCTGCTTGCAGATTTGCCGAAGCAAACATCAGTGAAAAATTGAAGCAAAATCTCGAAGTGACCTTATAA
- a CDS encoding phasin family protein gives MLKQILYAGIGLATVTKEKAEEVISELVKKGEMSQEEGKDALNTLMYRMQEESEKLKQKINEQVDNAIVSMNLVKKTELDEILQRITELEKRLDEIQSKKEV, from the coding sequence ATGTTAAAACAAATACTTTATGCAGGAATTGGTCTTGCTACCGTTACAAAAGAAAAGGCCGAAGAAGTCATTTCAGAGCTTGTTAAGAAAGGTGAAATGTCACAAGAAGAAGGAAAAGATGCTCTAAATACTCTCATGTACAGGATGCAGGAGGAAAGCGAAAAGTTAAAACAAAAAATCAATGAGCAAGTTGACAATGCGATTGTATCTATGAATCTTGTCAAAAAGACGGAGTTAGATGAAATCTTACAAAGAATTACCGAATTAGAGAAACGATTAGATGAAATCCAAAGCAAAAAAGAGGTTTAA
- the fabK gene encoding enoyl-[acyl-carrier-protein] reductase FabK produces MPRRKKMFDTRVCDLLNITYPIIQGGMAWVATAELAAAVSNAGGLGIIGAGSAPPELVRDEIKKARNLTDRSFGVNVYFMSPYVDEVINVILEEKVQVITTGAGNPSKYIPQLKQSGTKVIPVVSSVALARRLEKSGADALIAEGMECGGHIGELTTMAMVPQIVDAVKIPVIAAGGIADARGFVAALALGAEGVQMGTRFVCAKECTANKNFKEAIVKAKDRSTVITGKTTGHPVRVLKNKLTNRFEELEERCASIDELDELGSGKLRLAVVEGDVDNGSVMAGQISGLIKDIKPAADIIKDIIMGAEDLVKKLHNLI; encoded by the coding sequence ATGCCTAGGAGGAAAAAAATGTTTGATACTAGAGTTTGCGATTTACTGAATATCACATACCCCATAATACAAGGTGGCATGGCTTGGGTAGCAACGGCAGAACTTGCAGCAGCAGTGTCAAATGCCGGAGGACTTGGAATAATTGGTGCTGGTAGCGCTCCGCCCGAACTGGTAAGAGACGAGATAAAAAAGGCAAGAAATCTCACGGATAGATCTTTTGGTGTTAATGTTTATTTTATGTCGCCATATGTCGATGAAGTTATAAATGTTATCTTGGAAGAAAAAGTGCAAGTAATAACTACAGGCGCCGGGAATCCTAGCAAGTACATCCCTCAATTAAAGCAATCAGGTACCAAGGTAATACCGGTTGTTTCTTCTGTAGCATTGGCACGCAGGCTGGAAAAGTCCGGTGCGGATGCCCTGATTGCCGAAGGCATGGAATGTGGTGGGCATATAGGTGAATTAACTACTATGGCAATGGTTCCACAGATAGTTGATGCTGTCAAAATACCAGTTATTGCAGCCGGCGGAATAGCAGATGCGAGAGGATTTGTTGCGGCTCTGGCCTTAGGTGCTGAAGGCGTCCAAATGGGTACTCGATTTGTATGTGCAAAAGAGTGCACAGCAAATAAAAATTTTAAAGAAGCAATAGTTAAGGCAAAAGATAGAAGCACAGTAATAACTGGAAAAACTACCGGGCATCCGGTGAGAGTTTTGAAAAATAAATTAACCAATCGCTTCGAAGAACTGGAAGAAAGATGTGCTTCGATTGATGAATTAGACGAACTTGGCAGTGGTAAGCTCAGATTAGCAGTTGTTGAAGGAGATGTTGATAATGGCTCTGTAATGGCAGGCCAGATTTCCGGTTTGATTAAGGATATAAAACCTGCCGCGGACATTATAAAAGATATTATTATGGGTGCTGAAGATTTAGTAAAAAAACTACATAATTTAATTTAA
- the fapR gene encoding transcription factor FapR: MSKRGLSKKTRQMLLIKTIAEDPFLNDEELAEKFNVSVQTIRLDRMELKLPELRERIKAVAEDNYAKVRSIDVAEIVGELVDLELDKRGISILETTNKMTFGKTKVIRGDIIFAQANSLAIATIDAKVALTGVANIKYKLPVYAGQKLVAKAEVTRVRGNKKFVFVRTYVKQKEVFRGKFILVSLEAEDNNTDT, encoded by the coding sequence TTGTCAAAAAGAGGGTTGTCAAAAAAAACAAGGCAAATGCTTCTTATTAAAACAATTGCCGAAGACCCTTTTTTAAATGATGAAGAGTTGGCGGAAAAATTCAATGTAAGCGTACAGACAATACGCTTAGACCGGATGGAATTAAAACTACCCGAGCTCAGAGAAAGGATTAAGGCGGTAGCTGAGGATAACTATGCTAAAGTTCGTTCTATTGATGTAGCCGAGATAGTTGGGGAATTAGTGGATCTCGAATTGGATAAAAGAGGAATATCAATTTTAGAAACGACAAATAAAATGACTTTCGGAAAGACGAAGGTTATAAGAGGTGACATAATTTTTGCTCAAGCTAATTCTCTCGCCATTGCTACCATTGATGCAAAGGTTGCATTAACAGGAGTTGCTAACATCAAATATAAATTGCCGGTCTATGCAGGCCAAAAGCTTGTAGCTAAAGCAGAAGTAACAAGGGTCCGAGGAAACAAGAAATTCGTTTTTGTCAGGACATATGTCAAACAAAAAGAGGTTTTTAGAGGCAAATTTATCCTTGTATCCCTTGAAGCGGAGGATAACAACACAGATACATAG
- the fabG gene encoding 3-oxoacyl-[acyl-carrier-protein] reductase, protein MGITDKVCLVTGGSRGIGRSICLELARNGAHVIVNYSSDEKAATQVVNEIELLGKKAKMYKADVSSFDQVVNMVDNVYNEFGKIDILVNNAGVAKDALILRMTEKDWDKVVAVNLKGVFNASKACAKYMVKQKEGKIINISSIVGIYGNAGQVNYAAAKAGIIGFTKSLAKELGSRGITVNAVAPGFIKTDMTFSLLEKDADISKNIPLKRVGMPDDVANVVAFLASKKADYITGQVIVVDGGLTL, encoded by the coding sequence ATGGGTATTACGGATAAAGTATGCTTAGTTACAGGCGGCTCAAGAGGTATTGGAAGAAGTATCTGTTTGGAATTGGCAAGAAACGGTGCTCACGTTATTGTTAATTATTCTTCTGACGAGAAAGCTGCAACACAGGTAGTAAATGAAATAGAGCTTCTAGGGAAAAAAGCTAAAATGTATAAAGCCGATGTATCTAGTTTTGATCAGGTAGTAAATATGGTTGATAATGTATATAATGAATTTGGAAAGATAGATATTTTAGTTAACAATGCAGGTGTTGCAAAAGATGCTTTAATTCTTAGGATGACGGAAAAAGATTGGGATAAGGTGGTCGCAGTAAACCTAAAGGGTGTTTTTAATGCTTCAAAGGCCTGTGCGAAATATATGGTTAAACAAAAAGAAGGAAAAATAATAAATATTTCTTCTATTGTAGGTATTTATGGAAATGCTGGTCAGGTTAATTATGCAGCAGCTAAGGCCGGTATAATAGGCTTTACAAAATCCCTTGCAAAAGAATTAGGTAGCCGAGGTATTACAGTAAATGCAGTTGCACCAGGCTTTATAAAAACTGATATGACCTTCTCTTTGCTTGAAAAAGATGCCGATATTAGCAAAAATATACCATTAAAAAGAGTAGGAATGCCTGATGATGTAGCTAATGTTGTAGCCTTTTTAGCATCAAAAAAAGCTGATTACATAACAGGCCAGGTAATTGTTGTTGACGGCGGTTTGACCTTATGA
- the yajC gene encoding preprotein translocase subunit YajC, protein MNTATFMQQFGPIIIIFAIFYFLIIRPQQKREKERRDMLSSLKEGDDVITVGGIYGKILNIKDDVITLDVGDKIKIKVTRTAIGNILKKREKTED, encoded by the coding sequence ATGAATACAGCAACATTTATGCAGCAGTTTGGGCCGATTATAATCATTTTTGCAATTTTTTATTTCTTAATAATTCGGCCACAACAAAAGCGTGAAAAAGAGCGCAGAGATATGCTTTCGAGCTTGAAAGAAGGTGACGATGTTATAACGGTAGGAGGTATATATGGCAAAATTCTTAACATAAAAGATGATGTAATTACTCTTGATGTTGGTGATAAGATAAAAATAAAAGTGACAAGAACGGCCATTGGAAATATATTAAAGAAAAGGGAAAAAACCGAAGATTAA